One genomic segment of Camelus ferus isolate YT-003-E chromosome 19, BCGSAC_Cfer_1.0, whole genome shotgun sequence includes these proteins:
- the FAM110A gene encoding protein FAM110A isoform X2 → MPVDTLTPGARDTPTPPFRLRTKVPGYLLRRPADGGARKPSAVERLEADKAKYVKSLHVANTRQEPVQPLLSKQPLFSPGTRRTVLTPSRRVLPGPGRRPQLDLDILSSLINLCDSPVSPAEASRTPGRAEGTRQAPPATPPRPQPSTAAVRRVDVLPLPASPARPCPSPGAAAASSPTRPPGLQRSKSDLSERFSRAAADLERFFNFCGLDPEEARGLGVAHLARASSDIVSLAGPSAGPASSEGGCSRRSSATVEERARERVPYGVSVVERNARVIKWLYGLRQAWESPAAEG, encoded by the coding sequence ATGCCTGTGGATACCCTGACTCCCGGAGCCcgggacacccccaccccacctttccGTCTACGGACCAAGGTCCCCGGCTACCTGCTACGGCGGCCAGCGGATGGTGGAGCCCGGAAACCTAGTGCTGTAGAGCGCCTGGAGGCCGACAAGGCCAAGTACGTCAAGAGCCTGCATGTGGCCAACACCCGCCAGGAACCTGTGCAGCCCCTGCTGTCCAAACAGCCGCTCTTCAGCCCCGGGACTCGCCGCACGGTGCTCACGCCCAGCCGCCGAGTCCTGCCTGGCCCCGGCCGCCGACCCCAGCTGGACCTGGACATCCTTAGCAGCCTCATCAACTTGTGTGATAGTCCCGTGTCTCCTGCCGAGGCTAGTCGTACCCCTGGACGGGCAGAGGGAACCCGCCAGGCTCCTCCAGCAACCCCCCCACGCCCACAACCCAGTACTGCTGCGGTCCGCCGAGTGGATGTCCTTCCCCTGCCAGCCTCACCTGCCCGGCCCTGCCCATCGCCAGGTGCTGCcgctgcctccagccccacccgGCCCCCTGGTTTGCAGCGCTCTAAGTCGGACCTGAGTGAGCGCTTCTCGCGGGCAGCTGCTGACCTGGAGCGATTTTTTAACTTCTGCGGCCTGGACCCGGAGGAAGCACGGGGCTTGGGTGTGGCCCACCTGGCGCGGGCCAGCTCAGACATCGTGTCCCTGGCCGGGCCCAGTGCTGGGCCGGCCAGCTCCGAAGGGGGCTGTTCCCGCCGCAGCTCTGCCACAGTTGAGGAGCGGGCCCGGGAGCGCGTCCCCTATGGCGTGTCGGTGGTAGAGCGAAATGCCCGGGTGATCAAGTGGCTGTACGGGCTGCGGCAAGCCTGGGAGTCTCCTGCGGCTGAGGGCTAG
- the FAM110A gene encoding protein FAM110A isoform X1, translating into MVLPRIQTRNFLGNQRLRRPAASFPSGSLSPHFSSLLRQKPSGYVTTMPVDTLTPGARDTPTPPFRLRTKVPGYLLRRPADGGARKPSAVERLEADKAKYVKSLHVANTRQEPVQPLLSKQPLFSPGTRRTVLTPSRRVLPGPGRRPQLDLDILSSLINLCDSPVSPAEASRTPGRAEGTRQAPPATPPRPQPSTAAVRRVDVLPLPASPARPCPSPGAAAASSPTRPPGLQRSKSDLSERFSRAAADLERFFNFCGLDPEEARGLGVAHLARASSDIVSLAGPSAGPASSEGGCSRRSSATVEERARERVPYGVSVVERNARVIKWLYGLRQAWESPAAEG; encoded by the coding sequence CGGTTGCGGCGTCCAGCTGCCAGCTTTCCATCAGgatctctgtctcctcatttctCCAGTCTCCTCAGACAGAAGCCCTCGGGGTATGTAACGACCATGCCTGTGGATACCCTGACTCCCGGAGCCcgggacacccccaccccacctttccGTCTACGGACCAAGGTCCCCGGCTACCTGCTACGGCGGCCAGCGGATGGTGGAGCCCGGAAACCTAGTGCTGTAGAGCGCCTGGAGGCCGACAAGGCCAAGTACGTCAAGAGCCTGCATGTGGCCAACACCCGCCAGGAACCTGTGCAGCCCCTGCTGTCCAAACAGCCGCTCTTCAGCCCCGGGACTCGCCGCACGGTGCTCACGCCCAGCCGCCGAGTCCTGCCTGGCCCCGGCCGCCGACCCCAGCTGGACCTGGACATCCTTAGCAGCCTCATCAACTTGTGTGATAGTCCCGTGTCTCCTGCCGAGGCTAGTCGTACCCCTGGACGGGCAGAGGGAACCCGCCAGGCTCCTCCAGCAACCCCCCCACGCCCACAACCCAGTACTGCTGCGGTCCGCCGAGTGGATGTCCTTCCCCTGCCAGCCTCACCTGCCCGGCCCTGCCCATCGCCAGGTGCTGCcgctgcctccagccccacccgGCCCCCTGGTTTGCAGCGCTCTAAGTCGGACCTGAGTGAGCGCTTCTCGCGGGCAGCTGCTGACCTGGAGCGATTTTTTAACTTCTGCGGCCTGGACCCGGAGGAAGCACGGGGCTTGGGTGTGGCCCACCTGGCGCGGGCCAGCTCAGACATCGTGTCCCTGGCCGGGCCCAGTGCTGGGCCGGCCAGCTCCGAAGGGGGCTGTTCCCGCCGCAGCTCTGCCACAGTTGAGGAGCGGGCCCGGGAGCGCGTCCCCTATGGCGTGTCGGTGGTAGAGCGAAATGCCCGGGTGATCAAGTGGCTGTACGGGCTGCGGCAAGCCTGGGAGTCTCCTGCGGCTGAGGGCTAG